CTTGTTgaggctttgttcttgagagcaccttGAGAGGGGTGGCGACTGCACTTGAGAGaaatataattttcaaatttgCAAGTGTTAGGTCAAACTAAtcccaacatgttgtatatatatgagacCAAAGTATAGAGTCAAAGTAGAGAGCATGTGAAAAACATGTGACCATAGATGATAGCTTTCCAAGAGCTAGTAGCTCCCAGCACACATACAGCTATGCTGCTGCAGCACTGCCCGAACAGTGCAGCAGCTTTACCAGCTGTCATGTTTCGTATACTGCTCAGGAAACCTGATCAAGGACCTAGTTCTTGATGTGtatgtcaaatcatcaaaattaTAACATACCATAACTCATCGGCATGGCGATAGCTAATACATTGCTTTAGCCTACTGTGGAACCAGGCTATCACAATGAAATTAAGATACGACTTATGAGACTCAGAATAATCGTTGCATGAGTTGGGCTAGAGCCATTTCATTGTCGACCATAATGTGATGTTCAAAAGAAGCACTACGACCCTACAGAAGATAGACAGACTcttctaaaagaaaaaaaatgactaTGTACTTGGTACCACTGTGCCAGACTCCAAAATGCTTATGTGCCTCGAAAAAAGCGAAAGATTCAATCTATATACTTCTTTCTTCATAGAGAGATAAGACATTCATATCAACCTATATGCTCGTTTTTCCTGTGCTCTATTTGCTTACCCTTCTGAGTACTCTGCTGCAGAGACGGATGTAGCCTATGGACTACAGGTTCACTTGAACCTATAAGCAATAAATCTTAAAACTGAACTCCCAATTTTAACTGTACAATGAGTTCATTGCTTAAAATCTTAAAGATTGAACCCATTAAGTTTAAATCCTGAATTCCCTTTTGAGATTGCCTACTTATCTGTTAGAGACTATCTTTCTTACAATATAATCATTCAAATGCGAATGACCACCATGGCAATGTCAATCTATACAACCATAAACCTTACAAAGAGAAAGGAATGGTGCGAGCTCGCAGGCAGCTAAGGTACGCAAGTGATGCCATAAATAGCTGCAGACTAGCAAAAGAACACAAAAAGGGATACCCCGTTATACTGCAAAGATGGTGGACATAAACGTTGTTCCATCTCGTTAGCCTGGCTCACTCATTCCACTTCACTTTAAGACCGGTCCTTCAATTCAAACAAAGGCTGGGAAAGCAACATAGAGTGACCAAGCTAAGACCTTAGACTAGTTGAGCATACAGACCTGTTCAACTCAATGACAATTACACTGATGTTATCCCTACTACCCCGAGCAATTGCTAATTCTGCAAGGAACGAAGCTGCCAGTGCGGCGAGACTTTCTTTCACCACTTCACTTGATTGCTCATCTCCTGCATCTACATTATGGGATTTTCTCTGTTGGGAGAACCTCCTCATTTGACCATTCAAGCATCTTCTTGTAACGTCACACGCAACATCATTTGGAATAACATCCCATAAACCATCACTTGCAAGTACTAAGAACTCATCTGCATCACTTATTTTGCTCACCATCACTTCAGGATCTGGTATCACGTATGGTTTGAGGTACACATCACCTGCATCGATAACCTCGTCAGATAACAGACTTCATTCTGCAACTATTAAGAAGCATCAAAAAGTAAGTTAATTATCTTTGTCATCCCTCTTAATTTTTTCCAAAGTGCTCTGAGCTCTGGGGTGCATCAAACAGTAAATTAATTATTAATGCATTCCTCATGTTCATAAAATACACAAGGACCAGATCTAATTCAATTGAAGGTTCTGATAGACTGGTATGGCTACATATAAAAGTTGCACAACATTCCAACAGCTAGCTGAATACACGGAACAAGATAAAAAATGTTGAACTGGATCACGATTTTGGCAGTGAATTTTCCATCTCATGAATAATGATCTGATATGTCATCCATCCCCTAGATGCCTCGACAGAAATCAGAATCAAGGAAAGACTTACAATTAAGTGCAATAAGCTAAGTTTTGACGTACCTATGGATCTTGAAGTAGCAAGAACTCCTAAGACCCTTTGTCCATTCCAATTTATGACTTTCCCACCTGAATTTTCAATTCTATCCAGCTCATCAGGTCTGTCAGGCTGCGTGTACAAGAACTCAGCACGTAAACAATTCCATTCAAAATTATATACATCTTCTTGGCTATCAAATCTAAATAATGTCCAGAGAAGTTGAGTATCAAGTTAACTTATCTCTACCGTATCCACAGGCggattcaagattttttttgtctAAGCATGGAACCTACTATACTGTTAAAATTATAGGTTCGgaatctctctcttttttttttttttttgtttgtttgttattTTTTCACATATATATGGCTCCTTGTTCGACCAATAATATGATGAACATCTAATAAAATTGTAGACCTTTGGCGAGTTAAGATCATAAAAAATGGTGTACATACTAAGGATATTAAAAGGTGTACAAAAGTTGCCACGCTTGTGGTTAGGACTTGCGAAAAACCATACCCCACTGGACTTACAATGAAAAAAATATAAAGTATACTAATTAATTTAATACGTAATAATAATACTGTAACAAATAAGAAATCATTGTTGATATTTCAGTAGGGCCAATCCTTTGGCAGTATTCGCAACCAAATctcttaaaaaaaaagggggaaaattgTATTGCCAGTGCATTCTATTTGAACAGTATGAATTTTCTTCAATCCACCGCTACTTCTATCACGGAATGGACCTGCCTACTAGTCTATGGTCAAAATAGGGATTTGTGTGTGCTAGACCTTCCGTTTGTTGATGTTACCCTCTGTATTTTCCATTGAAAAGAAAGATCATTATTGGGGGGGCGGGGGCGGGGGGGACTACTACTGATACAAGCATACACGTGAAATAGTACGAAAATCTGCCAAAAGTAACCCATTGATAACGAAGGAACACCAAAATCGACTAGAATTCAACTCCAAAAAAGGCAGAAACTGGCACGTGACTTCTTCCTTAATCCGCACTTGTGCTAGTGGGACTTGTACCAAATGATACAAAAACTTTTGATATTCGTCATGGGCGGAGCCTAGGTGCACACTCTTGGTTGAAAAATTAATTATgaatatatatttaattttgtaTATTCTTTAAGATAAGTGAGAAATTTCTAGCTCCGCCACTGATATTCTTATGAGTGGAAGTTAggagatacaacaacaataataacatacccAGTTAAGTCCCCAATATGAGGTTTGGGAGGTAAAGTATAGGTAAGGTGTGCGAAAGTTGATTCAAATTGGAAAGTTTAATTAGATACCTTATGATCAGTAGACAAAGGCACTGCAACTCCAGCACGTGAAAGAACAGCTCTTGAATCCCCACAATTTGCAACAATAACTTCCTCTTGTCCCACCACCGCCACCACCGCCGTTGATCCCATCGTCGCCATTTCTCCAGCTTCCTCGCTCACCTCTTCGTCCATCTTACGAAAACTCTCCTTCATCACTTTCTCCCAATTAATAATAACACtctcatcatcttcttcttcttcttcttccataaGTTGCTGTATAACCAAACGGTGCAAAAAATCACGACACGCGTGCGCTACACGTGACCCTCCATGCCCATCATAAACTCCAAAATAATCATACTTTTTACTACCTTTCGTCAGTAACCCTAGCTTCACTGCTACTGCATCTTCCATTTCCCGTCTTCGACCTATCAACGATATCGACCCATGTGACCAGCACGTGACCAACCTCTCCCTTACTTTTTCGATCACTTCACTTGATGTCCCTAGTTGAACTTGATTATCAGTAACGAAACCATCAGTTACTGTATTAATGTTATCTGTGTTTTTCTTCTTGTAATACGGCGTACTGCACAACAGGTTCAACCGACGTACATGTAATCTTTTTCGTCGAGTTAAATTTTGCCGCTTCTTATTCAAATCTACTTCTGCTAGTCCACTGGACTCCATTAACGCCGTAAATCTGCAACCTTTTTCGGTTGCCGGGGCCATACTTTTGATATTATCAATCATTTTTATGTAAAGACGATAAATACATTGCAAAGATTATGGTAAGATATTTTGCATAATTAGGTTCAAAAACAAAGGAAGGAGTGAGTTGATTATTAAACAACTCTTTGGGACCGCGGAGAATATTAGCCTTTGGGACCGCGAAGAATATTAGCCGTTGGATGATGAATAGGATGTTTGATTGTTGCCACGTGATGATGATGAAGCGGCCGGTTCAGTTGCGAGACCAGAGCGCAATGATGAGTCGGATGAGGACCGGCACACGTGGGCGGTTCGGATGAAGGAAGAGGAAATAGGTGGCGAAATGATGTTTGGTTATACTCACTACGGATCTCAAGGAAAATAAATAGCACTCTCTCCGTCCAAATTTATATGAAGGTTGATCAATTTGAGTAtgtcaaacaatttttttttattataatttCTTCAACTCTTTttatatattgtgaattattaattatgcagtcttattatattttttatataatttttaaatatatatattttattataaaatactagAAAAATCTATATTAAAAATTATTTAACTCCACAAACTGATCAATCTTCATATAAATTGGGATTGAGGGAATAATATTTGATATGGTAAAATGTTTAAATTTAAATCTTAAATTTCGCTATCAAATAACATATACCTATTTATAATCAAGTTAACTGAAAAATGGAGTAATGATAATTTTGAAATGTgaaatttataattttaaaataaataatacatGTAATTTAAATTTATTTACCAAAATTATATTTTCTGTTATATTTTTCATACAAAAATATTTGTACCGTAAATAAAGTGATTCAGATATACCCGTTCTCCATACCAAATTATACATTACACAAATATGTTATTACAAAAATTATTATGACATATCAAACATATTCGAGGAAAAGTTTGGTAGGTAACGTTTTTCATGTTTGAGAAGTCtgataatttttttctttagACAAAGTTATGCTTTCAAAAAAGTCATATGAATATTTGTATGACTAAATcatcttataaaaaaaaaaaattaagattaaATATTTCTAAATGATATTTTCTACGGAATAGGAAAAACAAAAGATACATAAAGCATTTGGTAATCTTGGGTGTGGAGGTGGGACCAGTAGGACTTACTAATAGGACAAGTGGCGTCTCGTAGTTGCTAAGGTAACTCTGAAAGAATCCTACTTTTTGCGGGTTTGGTGGACTAGAATATTGACTCCTCCGATTCTTATAGGACACGTGTTTGTTGTAATGATTTCTTGAAACTCACCTACTTGTTTACGTGTCGGGGATCCATTCGGTTTTTAGGTTTTATCGTACTGTTCGGTGGTATTTattttatacagtctgtataagtaATACTAGTAGTATAACTAAGAGTTCGGAAtcaaaatgacccaataaaaatCTAAGTGAAttaaaataccaaaaaaaaaaaaaattggtacaaaAGTATTTACTGTGCTAACGGATATTTCTCTctctcctttagcgcagtaaaatactgcgctataagAGGCAACATAAATCTCCAAtaggttccaccactggtcccctacacgataaaaaaaaaagaagccatTGGAGGAGTTTTTAAGGTGGTCCCCACTTCAAATAACGtcattttctattaattttcgcCGGAAAAGTTTAGaatctcggtatattcaagtcaaggagcaagattttAAGCTCGAATTTTGAAAAAAAGCAGTGTACAACTTGATTAAAACAACCCtacaaaaatcttcgattaaggttttctactatcaacttttgttattattttgttatataaattatattctaagcatgcttaacatttaatcgtcgttaatttccaaaaaaaaaaatcaattttttttttgttcttgatcgGGCTGGGCGGTAGCTTTTGCTActgttacatttttttttttggctaatttattatttgatatatgtttatgaattgttaatttgttaattgtttaatATATTAATGTACTATTATttgtaaaatatgcaattattaattaattagttgttaattattgattatgaattgatattttattaattgtttgtgaattattattttgttaattgattatgaattgttaaatctatattattttaaaagcatgaatatatatatgttaaataaaaaaatattatctacTAAACttaaaaaagaatagttaaagttcttcttttaatatttatgttctcagaaataaaaattattatgaaTTTCATAAATAAATACGTTAACGATAAAATGCAAAGTTTCTagaaaaatatgtggtcgacgaatatactttTTTTGTCTAATTTTATCAtatttgtgttggctatttggtcaactaaaagtatatcacatattcaaaatagagttctaaacaaATACTACTGCCGAATTTCGATtaccaaactaattaacttaaaagtctttgtcatcacataattcaaaaccccatgtccttactatcacatattaaatttactgcacatttaatatgacgaaagttattctgaaaaataattattttcttccaatatttggttagagagtgaaaataatttttgaaaaagaCTATCTACTAAAGATTGATAACAAAATTACCAAATCAAATGTTCAGAATCGTGCGAGGCAgtaaatatttgatttttatacattcaaaataaatattgtattcaagataataattaaatattattttttcaagTTGCTTATCAATAGAATacaaataatattataaaaatcgACAAGAAATATCCGTGCAACGCACGTACATAGAGACTAGTTACAAAAAATATAGTAATCTCCTATTATgttaattatggcattgttactttatttatttgtgaaattgtttatcccatgttaattattcacaagatataatacaacataattcaCCTATTCCCTACAaatgattaattagttaatataatttctctttaatttcaagaataatgacaaATTTAGTTTCTACAGACCCGATTCTTTCATGGATCCAAATGTTCACTCGGGGCCcgatgatagatcagtattgtctttgcaagacaataataagtcagagttattatgggctggTACTATAGGAATATCGACTAggtccgtccccgtaggctgcagagagcgtgagCTCTTTTAATCGAGCgccccccacaccctcgcgtcttagagatattgtttcggggcgatatctaccgttgcgtgtccgttggtcgggtacaacatgattgggcgctttttacggccatggttgagcggtggaggctgGAGACACATACTTTCTATTTTCGCACcagtgaggccacgattacacttcaggatgtggaggtcctgtttggattgcgggtagatgaGAGCTAttatacactcggtacgagctTCCTCCTGGTAGTAcatgggtgacagagttgactaggctcacccacttcgtggcTGATGCCGCGGGCCAGATGTCGGGACAGAGTCGGGTGaagcttagtgcactctgcacttatttggaggcagAGCCTCCCGTTGAGGACAACACTCAGCAGGAcgttgttgatcgtcatgcccgtttgtacctgcttattatattcaggggcatcttgttcccgaattcatcgagtgcctttgtcagtttacgatatttggttttcttggagcatctggaccgcttgggagactacagttGGGGCAgtgctgttttggcgtacctTTACAGATACCCATCCCGAGCATCTATTGGTGTTGTTAGCGATGTGTGTAAATTTTTTACTCTTCtgcaggtaatattttaagtgtgtgttccttaaatgtaaacaaacctcttgaaacgacgactaaaaaatcgtattttctaatatcgcttacagttatgggcatgggagaggatgctgccttttcagcccatacctaggcatcacctcgataTTGACATGCcctatgcgaggaggtggacagcgggttttgaccAGAATGTGGATATGCACCACAGAATTCTTCCATTctgggaccagcttgatcacacgacggacgatgcggtaaaactatttaacattacattattaatttaattaaacgtcttttctacttagtgatcactaatttttatttatatgttatgcagctatttatatggacgtcgtacgaTGTTATATTGGATGGGTTGTCGGCCTTTTgcagggcaggtcagggggtgtggaggtcgcggtgtccattgatacacctgaaCATCATTGAGGACCACATACCCGAGcgcgtcttacgacagtttgggcatacacagagtataccccctgatgttcgtcatgagctccgacactaccagcgggacgatagAGCCGCCGTTGATGATGCATTTCAGGCTTTCATGAGTGTCCAACTCAACCGTTGGCAGCACAAGTTGAGCActtttagcggtggtcggccatttgactcccattcaggattacatgcgctggtatcatcagatcacacgccgattgatcggcaacccagctttgcgccccgcaagggatgtaggatactcagcactcgtggggcagtacgaggcattagtaagtttatcgtatttagatttatttaattatattaattcttacgttttaaaaataacttttttttaacttttgaaaataaaTGCACCTGGTGGCCGTACGATGATTACGCatattggggttagagcatatgccttaccccggGCTTGTGGGGCTTGCAACGGAGATGGTACAGATATCCGAGGATGATATCTGGCAGGTAGGAGAGTTTAGGCGCATGCATGATTCTGTTCCAGAGGctgagtgtcacaccctaattccgctagggtgtgatgggcacccggctccacatccgaagccgagcgaacccacagatctttgggacacacataatcttagtagattttttaaatcaaataaaaataaaatatataataaactctcaaaatatgcttgttcgatgctttccaaatcaaacagaatctatgatcatacataatttaacacataatacagaatgacatatcggctgatgaagccgcatacacaactgacatactatacccacgactctgtctgcaaagtctctaacatccaTCCAAAAATCATAGTACATATTatctgactcggcagttctccaggagcaaatggagcttgccatcttcaCTGGGacgtcttctataatgtcttcaactcatctgggagtacctgcgtggcatgaaacgcagcccccgaagaaaagggatcagtacggaatatgtactgagtatgtaaggcagaatacAGTAAACAGAGTCATAGTCGGAATCAGAaatacagaagtataacagacagaatcacaaccgGAATCACAGTACAAGGAAAGTGTACACTAGTCAAAATACAGGGGTGTTTATCTCTCAGAgtgaaaatcatgtataccgatgctGTGCGCCAGAAGAAgtgcagaaaataagaaaaatcgTTCAGAGTACCAAAACGCTTACTTTCCAAATTCAGACCTTACGTGCTGGCATCAtatgtctccatatacatattcatataaccaatccatatatatacacatatcacatgctgccgtggaacgtacggcccgattcatatatacataccatactgccgtggaacgtacggcccgatccgtatatacatatcatatgtgcaaataacgtgtcccggccctcgagtgagggactcggtggatagattcatgtatgtcaacatcatatatcagaagaaatacagaaggtaagtagcttatccagaatatcagaatacttttcaatcacaaatgatgcatatcaaagtcatgcatagggcacaggaacatggtcgccactcccatctctggcgccataatacatcatactctagaagatttcatatctccgaacatctccgtcatacatcataacatatacacggtatcccgggaaccggacatataccacgagaacccgggaaccggatacacggtaccccgggaaccggacagataccacgagaacccggggaccggtcacatcatactccatatacatatacacggtaccccgggaaccggacaaataccacgagaacccggggaccggtcacatggtaaccggagacggacatataccacagtactccggaaccggacacatcatactccgtatacacggtaaccggggacggacatataccacagtaccccggaaccgaacacatcatactccggaattatatatatggaacccggccctcaaacaAGGGattcggcgaaccatccgcatgatacataccggcccgggactcggcgaaggaaatcataacatgtgcacgagcagagtagtgagaaaccaaatgcatataaatcaagactcaatgaaaTAGTCGAACATGCTATTATCTGAAAGTCAAGACATCAAAGTGTACAGAGAATACTCCTACCGGATTATTAGCAGATTACCTATAATAGAATACTTAtaccaaaatatttatatcagatacttatatcaaatactggTATCCAAATACTTGTATCGTAATACTTACGTTAGCATTCTTGTATCAAAATAACCATAACGGATTATTTATGTCAATTACATGTCCATATCAGAATATTCGTATTAGAGCACTTATCTCAAGATGCTTATACCAGAATATTCATATCGAATTACTTGTATCAAAatgttcatatcaggatacttatattaGAATTGGGAACACTCATGCCCAGTCACTTGTATCGGACTATTATATCAGAATAGtcaaatcagaatacttatatcgaaGTTTCTAGATGCTTATTTCAGAGGA
The nucleotide sequence above comes from Lycium barbarum isolate Lr01 chromosome 3, ASM1917538v2, whole genome shotgun sequence. Encoded proteins:
- the LOC132632044 gene encoding protein phosphatase 2C 51-like, with the translated sequence MIDNIKSMAPATEKGCRFTALMESSGLAEVDLNKKRQNLTRRKRLHVRRLNLLCSTPYYKKKNTDNINTVTDGFVTDNQVQLGTSSEVIEKVRERLVTCWSHGSISLIGRRREMEDAVAVKLGLLTKGSKKYDYFGVYDGHGGSRVAHACRDFLHRLVIQQLMEEEEEEDDESVIINWEKVMKESFRKMDEEVSEEAGEMATMGSTAVVAVVGQEEVIVANCGDSRAVLSRAGVAVPLSTDHKPDRPDELDRIENSGGKVINWNGQRVLGVLATSRSIGDVYLKPYVIPDPEVMVSKISDADEFLVLASDGLWDVIPNDVACDVTRRCLNGQMRRFSQQRKSHNVDAGDEQSSEVVKESLAALAASFLAELAIARGSRDNISVIVIELNRSVCSTSLRS